One window of Oceanotoga teriensis genomic DNA carries:
- the rpsT gene encoding 30S ribosomal protein S20 — protein MPNIKSAKKRVLQSEKRRVINKSYKTRIKNTTKTVLTNIKLNKNREELLESLSVAFKAIDKAESKGVIHKNTAARKKSRLHIKVKKFLGEVAPE, from the coding sequence ATGCCTAACATCAAGTCAGCAAAAAAAAGAGTATTACAGAGTGAAAAAAGAAGAGTTATTAACAAATCTTACAAAACAAGGATAAAGAATACAACAAAAACTGTTCTCACTAATATAAAGTTAAATAAGAACAGAGAAGAACTTCTTGAATCTTTATCAGTTGCTTTTAAAGCTATTGACAAAGCTGAATCAAAAGGAGTTATTCATAAAAATACTGCAGCAAGAAAAAAATCAAGATTACATATTAAAGTAAAGAAATTTTTAGGAGAAGTTGCTCCT
- the metK gene encoding methionine adenosyltransferase, whose amino-acid sequence MNKRLFTSESVTEGHPDKVADQISDAILDAILEKEPEENRINARAAVETLVTTGVAVVAGEIRTTSYVDIAKIVRETIVEIGYDRAKYGFDGETCAVMVSIDEQSADIAMGVDKNLETKSGKEDFDPYAKIGAGDQGIMFGYATNETPEYMPTPIVLSHQLAYQLAKVRKDGTLKYLRPDGKTQVTVEYDENNKPIAVNTVLISTQHSADVTRDQIEKDLIKYVINPIVPESLINDETKILVNPTGRFVLGGPQADTGLTGRKIIVDTYGGWIAHGGGAFSGKDPTKVDRSAHYMARYVAKNLVAAGVADEVMIQLGYAIGVAEPVSLLIDTKGTAKVDEEKILKTVKELFDFRPGQIIKNLNLLQPIYRQTAAYGHFGRTDIEFPWEKLDKVSEIKTALGI is encoded by the coding sequence ATGAATAAAAGGTTATTTACAAGTGAAAGTGTAACTGAAGGTCATCCTGATAAAGTCGCTGATCAAATATCAGACGCAATTCTCGATGCAATATTAGAAAAGGAACCAGAAGAAAATAGAATAAATGCGAGAGCGGCTGTAGAAACACTTGTTACAACTGGTGTTGCTGTAGTTGCAGGTGAAATAAGAACAACATCTTATGTAGATATTGCAAAAATAGTTAGAGAAACTATAGTTGAAATTGGATATGATAGAGCAAAATATGGATTTGATGGTGAAACATGTGCAGTTATGGTTAGTATAGATGAACAATCTGCAGATATAGCAATGGGTGTAGATAAAAATTTAGAAACAAAATCTGGAAAAGAAGATTTTGATCCATATGCTAAAATAGGTGCAGGAGATCAGGGAATAATGTTTGGATATGCAACTAATGAAACACCTGAATATATGCCAACACCAATAGTTTTATCTCATCAATTGGCGTATCAATTGGCAAAAGTAAGAAAAGATGGAACTTTAAAATATTTAAGACCAGATGGAAAAACCCAAGTTACAGTAGAATATGATGAAAATAATAAACCAATAGCTGTTAATACAGTTTTAATATCTACACAACATAGTGCGGATGTTACAAGAGATCAAATAGAAAAAGATTTAATAAAATATGTTATAAATCCTATAGTACCTGAGAGTTTAATAAATGATGAAACTAAAATTTTGGTAAATCCAACTGGTAGATTTGTTTTAGGAGGCCCTCAAGCAGATACAGGATTAACAGGAAGAAAAATAATAGTTGATACATATGGCGGTTGGATAGCACATGGTGGTGGTGCTTTTTCAGGAAAAGATCCTACAAAAGTTGACAGATCTGCACATTATATGGCAAGATATGTTGCAAAAAACTTAGTTGCTGCTGGAGTAGCAGATGAAGTAATGATTCAGCTAGGTTATGCGATTGGCGTTGCTGAACCAGTTTCATTACTCATTGATACGAAGGGAACTGCTAAAGTTGATGAAGAAAAAATATTAAAAACTGTTAAAGAATTATTTGATTTTAGACCAGGTCAAATAATAAAAAATTTAAATCTTCTTCAACCTATATATAGGCAAACAGCAGCTTATGGGCACTTTGGTAGAACAGATATAGAGTTCCCATGGGAGAAGTTAGACAAAGTTTCTGAAATAAAAACTGCCTTAGGAATATAA